ACCAATATCTGTTGGATCTAATCTAGATAAATCTCTTTCATAACTCGAAAACGCTTGATTTTCTACATTATTAGCACAAGAAGCTAATAAATCACTACAATCATTAGTTACTTCAACTTTCATTCTTATAGAATATTCAGCACCACCCATTTTCATTAAGTCATCTGGTATAGAAAACTCTAATTTACCTCTAAAACCATTACCTGCTGCAGGTGAATCATAAGTATATGTTATACTAGGATCTGATACAATAATATCTGCTGGTGATAATGTTACATTTTTAGGTAATTCATCTATAATTTTTGTCTGTTTTGCATTATCAGTACCTACACTTTTAAAAGTTAACTTATAAAACAAATCACTTCCTAAGGGTACTAATTGAGCATTAGGTATAAGAACACCTGCTGCATCTTCTAGTGTTTTAACTAACTTAACTTCAGGTTCAATAACCTCAATAGACATAGCATTTAAAAAAGGATAATAAATATCCCCCGTAGAAGTAAATCTAACATCAGCTGAAGTTTGATTATTATCTATAATACTATTACCTGTATTATCTAATTTAATTTGATCTACATCAAAACCGAATGTATTTTCACTTGCAGGTTCTCTTGATAGTAAACTACCTGCATAATAAGAATCATAAACAGTTATACTTCCATCAAAAAAATCACCTTGAGTATTTAGATTATTAAAAACTTCTATATAAGAACCTAATTTATCCTTAAATTCATAAATATCACCAGGTATATTTCTATCTCCCTCTAAAGCTCCCAAAATTAATTCTGCCTTAACATTACCTGTTGGAATTGTTTGAAAACCTGAATAAGTTAATTCTACTTCATTGTAAGCAACTTCAGCATATCCATCAAAAATTGAAATATTTTTCTTTGTTTCAGTATCATTTTCATAAACAATAACCATTGTCCAACCTGCTGAACCACCACTAGCTGGCTGCCCTTCACTTGCTGTTATGTTTGCTGCGGTATAAGTACCATTTGGATTTGCTTCTGCTTGTACCAAGGCAGTTACATCTTTAAAACAAGTATATAAGCTATTCGTATTACTTAAAACTTCTCTATTATTATTAGTGGCACTAATATCAATATAATTAGTAGAAGAAGGTAATTTAAACTTCATTTTACGATAATCTTCTGAACCTCCAGTATATACAGCTGCCCAATATAAACCAGCATATACAACACGTGAACAATCTGGTAACTTTAAAATAGCTCTACTTGATGAAAAGGTATCATCAACTCCATTATTATCAACATCAACATAACCATCTACGTCAATATAGTACATATTATTTCCGTTATTACCTTGATCTCCATTATAAGGGTCTTCTGGCTCTGATAAAACCCAATTTGGTCCATTTACCCACTCACGTATATTTAAAATATTATTAGCAATAAAAGTCATGTTACCACGTACATTTATAGACTCACGTTGTTCAAAACTATTTGGTTTTTTAGCTAAATCAGAAAGAGCAACAGCATCTAACATTTCACCTTTTCGTTCTGCTAAATTTGGTATAACTGTATCTAAAGTTTGTGAAAACGAAACTGTTAACACAAATAAACTGGCTAATAAAAATATTTTTTTCATCATGTTGAGAAAATTAATTATTTTATATGGACTATTGTTTTACGATCGTAAAACGCACCTTTTAAATTACTATTATATAAACTAATAACCTCTTCTCGGTTGTTAGTTTTGGCTATATACACATGCATATAACCTGTATTAGGATTTATAAAATATCCTGCTTCAATATCATCATTTCTTAATTCATCAACATTTCTATCTGCTAATGATTTTTTAGAATTTACATAAACTTGTAAATAATACCCTGGCTCAACACCTTGCATATTAGACATGGTTCTTACTCTTGCTACGGGCTGTCTTTTAGGTTCTTTATAAGATTCACCTGGTTTTCCTATTGTTAATTTAACAACATAAACAGGATCTTTACCTCCTTTTTTAATATCTATTGATGATTGATCATTTTTATCATCATTTTCAAATAAACGTGTTTTATCATTAAAATCATCTACTTTATCTTCAGCATCTGATTCTTTGGCATATCTATCAATATACACATAATACCATTTATCGGTAGGATCATAAATATATTTAGCTTTTATATCTAATTTTTTCCATTTATCTATCAATACCTCTACATTTTCTTTATTGGTATATCTATCTGAAACCACATAATACATAGTACCACCACCGCCACCACTAGGTTTTTCAATTGTGCTTTCACGCCAAGGAGCTGTTGACCTCCTTTTAAAGAAGTATCTTTTTCATCACCTTTAATTTCTATAGGTGTAAATACTTTTACAGGTGTTGTCTTTCTTATTTTTAATACAGGTTTGTTATTTAACAAACGTAATATATTGTCTACTTTTTTATTTAATATATCTATTGAATCTTGAGCTCTTTGCACTTCATCAGATAAATCATTATGTTCTTCATCTTTATATACTGGTTTCTTTTTAGTAGCTCTTTTTGGAAGTGTAATTTTTACTTTACCTGTTCTTCTTTTTGGTCTTTCTCTTTTATAAGATTTTTTATCAATGATATAAATCAAACCAACTTCATTTGTTGCTGAAAATTTACTTTTCTCATAACTAAATCCAATAGCTAGTTTATCAGAAATATTCACACCTAAACCTGCTGAAATCCCGTATACATTATCATAACCAGCTTTTACCCAACCAGCTTTAGGTAAATCTAATATAACACTACCTGCCCCTCCAAAACCTTCTTCACCAGCTTTTCGACCAATAACTAATGTTCTTAAATCAGCGGCTTCAAAAATACCTGAAGCATAGGTAAACTCATGAGAATACATCGCATGAGCTGAAAAAGTTTTATCACCAAAAGAAGTAGCCATTTCGCTACTTTTTAAATTAAAATCTACTAGATTCTCAAAAAACACTCCAACATCAAACTTACCAAATGACAAAGTAACTGCCGGTTGTAACATTACAATAGGTATATCTTGAAAATTTGCAACCTGCGGGTCTGGAATAAGAGTGTTTTCTTTTAATCCATTAGCGCTTCTTCTACTGTATAAGAAATTAAATCCAAAAGTTAAATCCATATTTTGATTTAACTGTAATCGCTGAGCATAATTAGCAATAGCACCAAAATCTTTAAAAACTCCAACCTCTTGTTGATAAAGAGCAAAACCTGCACCAACACTTTCACGCATTTTCCCTGAGTATGTTGCTACATGTAATCTTGGATTATCTTCAAAATCAACATTACTATTACGAACAATAGCTGTTATTGCTGTTTTATTTTCTCTCAAAGCAGAAAAAGTCGGTATCGTTAAAAAACGATTAAACTTCACTGAAGTTTCGAGAAGTAAAACTATTATATTGTTGTGCATCACTAGATACTTGTGCTTCTAAAGACAACACTGTAACTAATAAAAATATGATATATGTAATTCTTTTAATCATCTTTAATCTTTAATCTAACACAGATATTGTTCCTGCTTTAATCAAAACTTCTTCTTTTATTATTTTATAATAAAATACTCTTTGACTTCCTAAACTTTCAAGTGGCCAATCATTTTGATAATTACTTGTTTTTAATATTTCTTTTCCGTTAGAATTATATAATTCTATAACCACTGTTGGTTGAAACGCATATTTATTTGAAATCTTCCAAGTATCATTAATCGCATCTCCATTAGGAGTTACAACATTTGGCACAACAACTTGATCGTCTTGCTCTATTACTTCAATAACTTTTTCTACACCACAAGAGCCTACAGTAGCTACGACCGTATAAAAACCTATTTCACTCACATCTAAGGTTTCACTTGTTGCTAATGGCATTCCACTAGCACTTTCACCTTCATACCACAAATATGATTCAGCTCCTGATGCTGTTATCGTTTCTATTTCTCCTTCAACTAGCACCACTTTTTCTGAAGGAGTTACTACTATAGCTGATGCATCAAATAAAACCACATCTATAGTTTCAATTATTTTTTCACAACCAAAACCAGTCATCTTTAAAAGATAAGTACCAACTTCTAAAACTTCAAAATCAGTAACATTAGTGGCTACAGGTACGGTATCCGCATCCTTAAACCATTCATATGTATAACCAGCTACTAAATCACTTATTGTATAAATAATACTACCTCCTGGACACAGTGAATTTGATGAAGGAAGTGAGGTTATTAAAGGTTCTTCCTCAGTCAACTTAATATCTAATTCATTGGAATATACATCTTTAAAAGCTCCTATACTAATTTCCATCTTATAAAAACCATTTTCTGTATACGAACTAAGAGTTAACTCATTATTTGTAGCATCAGAAATAGGTACATCATTAAAAGTCCATTGATAAGATAACATGTTTAACTGCTCTGTTGTTAAAACATATACATTATCATCTTCAGTAATAACATTAACCTTTTGCACTCTTAAATCAACACTTGTAGCATTACATGATTCATAAGTATCACTAGTAACAATAATTGGTTCGAATGACTTAATAGCTAATAAACTCATTGTTTTTGAAGGCTGTATTACAGCACATCCATCAACAGCAGACTCTATAATATCTATAACGTAATCACCTGATTGATTTACATTTAATGTAGTTTCATTAATACCAAAGAGTTTATTCCCATCCTTGTACCATTGAACAGTGTAAGTAGTAGAACCTGTCACAGTAACAGATAAATCGACAGCTTCACCAGGTAGCAAAGGATAGAACAAAGGTGTTTCATCTGTTATAGTAAGAGTTGGTGTACTTTCTTGTGTTAATTCCACCTCGTTTGAGTTTGTTAAACAAGTACCTGTATCAATTTCTAAATAATAGCTTCCTAATTGCCCTGTTGATGGGGTTGTGTATGTTGATGTATTTGAAGAGTGTACTAACACAGTATTAAGATACCAATTATAAGTATAAGAAGTGTTAACAACATTAGCTTCAAAAGTATGTAATTCTTCTCCACATATTTGAATGACAGAAGCTCCTTTTATTTGCTTATCTTCTTCGCTTAAAATATTAACATCTACTGTTGTTGAATTCACAAAACTACACCCACTATAATCAATTTTAACTTGATAGGTACCTCCTTTCGACACGCTTAAAACAGGATCTATTGTTGTTGTAAATAGGACACCATTTCTATACCATTCATACTCTCCTTTTTCAGTTGTATTTAAGGTTAAATCGGCAGAATCTCCATCACATAAAAAAACGTGTTTAAAATCATTAAGAACTAAAAACCCAGTAAACATTTTATATGCTTTAAAAGGTTCAGAATCTAGACTAGTTTTTACAGGAGAACTAGCTACTAATCTTATTTTATAATTTGACCCAAAAGTATCATCCGGCAATATAAAAGTGCTATCAAAATTTAATAAAGAATTAGCAGTTGTTATTGTACCTAAATTAATTGGTGCATCCCAAATACCATTACCATCAGATAATTCTATTGTAAATTCATTATCCGAAGGAAATACTCCTGTTGTAGCAAAAGAAACTTTAAAAGATTTAGTTGGACTATCACCACAAGCAATAGGCACTTCTAACACGGGCTGTAATATCTCTTGAGACAACACTATAGTTGTCACAAAAAACAAGAACATCCCTAAAAGTATTTTTATGCTTTTATTTATTGTTTTCATTTTAAAATCCCGTACCTAAAGAAGAACAAATATATACTATTTATATAACAAACATAGCAATATACTAAATCAATATTTAACATACAAATAACATTGATAAAAATAAATAATATCATAGGCATGAACTAATTAAGAACATTAATACTACTTAATTCTTTAAATAAAAATAGCTATATTATTGTAGTGAACCATTAAGAAAATATCAAAATCTATTGTATATTCGTAGAACTAATTATTACTACTTTATGAAACAGAAAATCACAATAGCCATTGATGGCTTTTCATCTACAGGAAAAAGTACTATTGCAAAACAATTAGCAAAAAAACTAACATATATTTATGTTGATACTGGCGCAATGTATAGAGCTGTAACTCTATATGCTATACAACAAAATCATATTTCAGATACTCATTTTAATACTGAAAATTTAATTACAGATTTACCAAAAATATCACTTGCTTTTATTTTTAATGAAAAATCTGATTGCACCGAAATACATTTAAACAACATAAATGTTGAATCTGAAATTAGAACTATTGAAGTTTCTAGATTAGTAAGTAAAATTGCAACTATTTCAGAGGTTCGTAAAAAATTAGTAAGCGAACAAAAAGAAATGGGAAAAAATAAAGGTATTGTTATGGATGGTAGAGATATTGGTTCGGTTGTTTTTCCTGATGCTGAGCTAAAATTATTTATGACTGCAGCAGCAGATAAA
The Tenacibaculum pacificus DNA segment above includes these coding regions:
- a CDS encoding PorP/SprF family type IX secretion system membrane protein, which produces MRENKTAITAIVRNSNVDFEDNPRLHVATYSGKMRESVGAGFALYQQEVGVFKDFGAIANYAQRLQLNQNMDLTFGFNFLYSRRSANGLKENTLIPDPQVANFQDIPIVMLQPAVTLSFGKFDVGVFFENLVDFNLKSSEMATSFGDKTFSAHAMYSHEFTYASGIFEAADLRTLVIGRKAGEEGFGGAGSVILDLPKAGWVKAGYDNVYGISAGLGVNISDKLAIGFSYEKSKFSATNEVGLIYIIDKKSYKRERPKRRTGKVKITLPKRATKKKPVYKDEEHNDLSDEVQRAQDSIDILNKKVDNILRLLNNKPVLKIRKTTPVKVFTPIEIKGDEKDTSLKGGQQLLGVKAQLKNLVVAVVVLCIMWFQIDIPIKKM
- a CDS encoding T9SS type B sorting domain-containing protein; the encoded protein is MKTINKSIKILLGMFLFFVTTIVLSQEILQPVLEVPIACGDSPTKSFKVSFATTGVFPSDNEFTIELSDGNGIWDAPINLGTITTANSLLNFDSTFILPDDTFGSNYKIRLVASSPVKTSLDSEPFKAYKMFTGFLVLNDFKHVFLCDGDSADLTLNTTEKGEYEWYRNGVLFTTTIDPVLSVSKGGTYQVKIDYSGCSFVNSTTVDVNILSEEDKQIKGASVIQICGEELHTFEANVVNTSYTYNWYLNTVLVHSSNTSTYTTPSTGQLGSYYLEIDTGTCLTNSNEVELTQESTPTLTITDETPLFYPLLPGEAVDLSVTVTGSTTYTVQWYKDGNKLFGINETTLNVNQSGDYVIDIIESAVDGCAVIQPSKTMSLLAIKSFEPIIVTSDTYESCNATSVDLRVQKVNVITEDDNVYVLTTEQLNMLSYQWTFNDVPISDATNNELTLSSYTENGFYKMEISIGAFKDVYSNELDIKLTEEEPLITSLPSSNSLCPGGSIIYTISDLVAGYTYEWFKDADTVPVATNVTDFEVLEVGTYLLKMTGFGCEKIIETIDVVLFDASAIVVTPSEKVVLVEGEIETITASGAESYLWYEGESASGMPLATSETLDVSEIGFYTVVATVGSCGVEKVIEVIEQDDQVVVPNVVTPNGDAINDTWKISNKYAFQPTVVIELYNSNGKEILKTSNYQNDWPLESLGSQRVFYYKIIKEEVLIKAGTISVLD
- the cmk gene encoding (d)CMP kinase, with the translated sequence MKQKITIAIDGFSSTGKSTIAKQLAKKLTYIYVDTGAMYRAVTLYAIQQNHISDTHFNTENLITDLPKISLAFIFNEKSDCTEIHLNNINVESEIRTIEVSRLVSKIATISEVRKKLVSEQKEMGKNKGIVMDGRDIGSVVFPDAELKLFMTAAADKRATRRYKELLDRGDNVTFEEILQNVEERDHIDATRKDSPLIMTEDAIEFDNSNMGLDDQFDRIMTLVKMRLN